The following coding sequences lie in one Chelmon rostratus isolate fCheRos1 chromosome 2, fCheRos1.pri, whole genome shotgun sequence genomic window:
- the ip6k2b gene encoding inositol hexakisphosphate kinase 2b → MSPALEALMQADGTPYPGKGVMLEPFVHQVGGHSCVLRFGEQTICKPLIPREHQFYKSLPPEMRKFTPQYKGVVSVSFEEDEEGNLCLIAYPLHSESGDLENKDPSSDCEPKSKMLKWSNKKQSSLLLENDNYSKDRARHSRKEDKIMSYNRDEMQQQQQAEVLYFSLEKGNVVPQIKHNPWSLKCHQQHLQRMKENAKHRNQYKFILLENLTWRYTVPCVLDLKMGTRQHGDDASEEKKAHQIRKCQQSTSASIGVRLCGMQVYQSDSGQLMFMNKYHGRKLTLAGFKEALYQFFHDGRRLRRELLSPVLRRLREMQAALEACESYRFYSSSLLIIYDGDPPRPPSRPRHRGGEEGDEDEPSDEEEEEEEEEEGAFGFPRSSSTGGSAGVAGGSSNSGSSRSSHSAGEASSPAVDVRMIDFAHTTCRHYGEDSVVHEGQDSGFIFGLQNLITIISQLEDHSTD, encoded by the exons ATGAGTCCCGCTCTGGAAGCCCTCATGCAGGCGGACGGGACTCCGTATCCCGGAAAAGGGGTGATGCTTGAGCCCTTCGTGCACCAGGTGGGAGGCCACTCCTGTGTGCTGCGATTTGGGGAACAAACAATCTGCAAGCCCCTCATCCCCCGGGAGCACCAGTTCTACAAGAGCCTTCCTCCAGAGATGAGGAAGTTCACCCCACAGTATAAAG GTGTAGTGTCAGTCAGTTTcgaagaggatgaggaagggaACCTGTGCCTCATCGCGTACCCCCTGCACAGCGAATCGGGGGACCTGGAAAACAAAGATCCCTCATCAGACTGCGAGCCCAAGAGCAAGATGCTGAAGTGGAGCAACAAGAAGCAGTCCTCGTTGCTCCTGGAAAATGACAACTACAGCAAAGACAGAGCTCGACACAGCCGCAAAGAAGACAAGATCATGAG TTATAATCGTGatgagatgcagcagcagcaacaggcgGAGGTTCTCTACTTCAGCCTGGAGAAGGGCAACGTGGTGCCACAGATCAAACACAACCCCTGGAGTCTCAAATGTCACCAGCAGCACCTACAAAGGATGAAGGAGAATGCAAAGCATCGCAACCAATATA AATTTATCCTTTTGGAGAACCTCACATGGCGCTACACAGTACCATGTGTCTTAGACTTGAAGATGGGAACTCGCCAACATGGGGATGATGCatcagaggagaagaaagcccATCAGATTCGCAAGTGCCAACAGAGCACATCTGCCTCTATTGGCGTGCGACTCTGTGGCATGCAG GTGTACCAGTCAGACTCGGGGCAGCTGATGTTCATGAATAAGTACCACGGACGTAAGCTGACACTTGCAGGCTTCAAGGAGGCTCTCTACCAGTTCTTTCACGACGGGCGGCGCCTGCGTCGAGAGCTGCTGTCTCCAGTGCTGCGCCGACTGCGAGAAATGCAAGCTGCCCTGGAGGCCTGCGAGTCCTACCGCTTTTACTCCAGCTCCCTGCTCATCATCTACGACGGAGACCCTCCCAGGCCTCCCAGCAGACCCAGACACCGTGGCGGGGAAGAAGGCGATGAGGATGAGCCATctgacgaggaggaagaggaggaggaggaggaggaaggggccTTCGGTTTCCCTCGTTCGTCCTCGACAGGTGGCAGTGCTGGTGTGGCCGGAGGAAGCAGCAACAGTGGCAGCAGTCGCTCCTCCCACAGTGCTGGAGAGGCCAGCAGCCCCGCGGTAGATGTGCGCATGATTGACTTTGCTCACACCACCTGTCGGCACTATGGGGAAGACAGCGTGGTGCACGAAGGCCAGGACAGTGGCTTCATCTTCGGCCTCCAGAACCTGATCACTATCATCTCCCAGCTGGAGGATCACAGTACTGATTGA